One window of Labrys wisconsinensis genomic DNA carries:
- a CDS encoding MFS transporter, translating into MTAAAGGETGAGRGLGALRALNFFMADIQAGVGPFLGVYLLAHGWESGLIGTVMTIGGVAGMLVTAPAGALIDATSRKRAYVVGSAACTVVASALVLMSQQFWLVAASLVATAIAGSAIVPAVAGITLGMVRQKGFNRQNGQNQAFNHAGNMVGAGLSGLLGWAFGLPAVFCLAAVFGVLTVTSALMIPAEAIDDDAARGAGEGGDRAHRVSGLSVLVECRPLLVLAAALACFHLGNGAMLPLYGLAVVAAGRGDPASFTAMTIVVAQAVMIVASLVAMRMAERRGYWLVLLISFLALPVRGLIAANLIDWRGVYPVQVLDGVGAGLQSVAVPGLVARILNGTGRVNVGQGTVMMVQGLGASLSPAIGGWIAQARGYPAAFLVLGGFALAAVALWIGFGALLRPACRQDASAPAAGEGGARTAAGSA; encoded by the coding sequence ATGACGGCTGCGGCAGGGGGCGAGACGGGGGCAGGGCGCGGCCTCGGGGCGCTCAGGGCGCTGAACTTCTTCATGGCCGACATCCAGGCCGGCGTCGGGCCTTTTCTCGGCGTCTATCTCCTGGCGCACGGCTGGGAGAGCGGCCTCATCGGCACGGTCATGACCATCGGCGGCGTCGCCGGCATGCTGGTGACGGCGCCGGCCGGCGCCCTGATCGACGCGACCTCGCGCAAGCGGGCCTATGTCGTCGGCTCGGCCGCCTGCACCGTGGTCGCCTCGGCGCTCGTCCTGATGTCGCAGCAGTTCTGGCTGGTGGCGGCGTCCCTCGTCGCCACCGCCATCGCCGGCAGCGCCATCGTCCCGGCGGTCGCCGGCATCACGCTCGGCATGGTGCGCCAGAAGGGCTTCAATCGCCAGAACGGGCAGAACCAGGCCTTCAACCATGCCGGCAACATGGTCGGCGCCGGCCTCTCCGGCCTGCTCGGCTGGGCCTTCGGCCTGCCGGCGGTGTTCTGCCTCGCGGCCGTGTTCGGCGTGCTGACGGTGACCTCGGCGCTGATGATCCCGGCCGAGGCGATCGACGACGATGCCGCGCGCGGAGCCGGGGAGGGCGGCGACCGGGCCCATCGGGTCAGCGGCCTCTCCGTCCTGGTGGAATGCCGCCCCCTCCTGGTGCTGGCCGCCGCGCTCGCCTGCTTCCATCTCGGCAACGGGGCGATGCTGCCGCTCTACGGGCTGGCCGTGGTCGCGGCCGGGCGGGGCGACCCCGCGAGCTTCACCGCCATGACCATCGTCGTGGCGCAGGCGGTGATGATCGTCGCATCCCTGGTCGCGATGCGCATGGCCGAGCGGCGCGGCTACTGGCTCGTGCTGCTGATCTCGTTCCTGGCCCTGCCGGTCCGCGGCCTGATCGCGGCCAACCTCATCGACTGGCGGGGCGTCTATCCCGTGCAGGTCCTCGACGGGGTCGGCGCCGGCCTGCAGAGCGTCGCCGTTCCCGGCCTCGTCGCCCGCATCCTCAACGGCACCGGCCGGGTCAATGTCGGCCAGGGCACGGTGATGATGGTGCAGGGCCTGGGCGCCTCGCTCAGCCCCGCCATCGGCGGCTGGATCGCGCAGGCCCGGGGCTACCCCGCGGCCTTCCTCGTGCTCGGCGGCTTCGCCCTGGCCGCGGTCGCGCTCTGGATCGGCTTCGGCGCCTTGCTGCGGCCGGCTTGCCGGCAGGATGCGTCCGCGCCGGCCGCCGGGGAGGGCGGAGCCCGCACGGCGGCCGGCTCCGCCTGA
- a CDS encoding type II toxin-antitoxin system ParD family antitoxin → MGRNTSVTLGDHFASFISDQVRAGRYGSASDVVRAGLRLLEDHEAKVKALQDALIAGEQSGEPRPFDFEEFKARKRAEYEDR, encoded by the coding sequence ATGGGTCGCAACACCTCCGTCACGCTGGGGGATCATTTCGCCAGCTTCATCAGCGATCAAGTGCGGGCAGGCCGCTACGGCTCGGCCAGTGACGTTGTGCGGGCAGGGCTTCGGCTTCTGGAAGACCATGAGGCCAAGGTGAAGGCCCTGCAGGATGCCCTCATTGCCGGCGAGCAGTCGGGCGAGCCCCGCCCTTTCGATTTCGAGGAATTCAAAGCCCGCAAGCGCGCGGAGTATGAGGACCGATGA
- a CDS encoding ChrR family anti-sigma-E factor, translating to MTISHHPTDETLLRHAAGHLPAGPALVVATHLSGCPACRSRLAAFEAVGGMMLEEIEPEAMAPDAFAALLHRLDRPEPPPPPAPAPGSGRLPHGIVLPEPLRDCEIGPWRWIGIGIRASTVTVPQNREARLTLLRVGPDRKLPEHGHTGTEFTQVLFGSFSDSFGRYGPGDLTEMGAEVEHQPVVDPEGECICLAALEGEMRLSGWLGRLIQPFIRL from the coding sequence ATGACCATCTCCCATCACCCGACCGACGAGACGCTGCTGCGCCATGCAGCCGGCCACCTGCCGGCCGGCCCGGCCCTCGTGGTCGCGACCCACCTGTCCGGCTGCCCGGCCTGCCGGAGCCGCCTCGCCGCGTTCGAGGCCGTCGGGGGAATGATGCTGGAGGAGATCGAGCCGGAGGCCATGGCGCCGGACGCCTTCGCCGCCCTGCTTCATCGCCTCGACCGTCCCGAGCCGCCGCCCCCTCCGGCGCCGGCGCCGGGGTCGGGCCGGCTGCCCCACGGCATCGTCCTGCCCGAGCCGCTGCGGGACTGCGAGATCGGCCCCTGGCGCTGGATCGGCATCGGCATCCGGGCGAGCACCGTCACCGTGCCGCAGAACCGGGAAGCCCGGCTGACGCTGCTGCGCGTCGGTCCCGACCGCAAGCTGCCGGAGCACGGCCACACCGGCACCGAGTTCACGCAGGTCCTGTTCGGATCCTTCTCCGACAGCTTCGGACGCTACGGGCCCGGCGACCTGACGGAGATGGGCGCGGAGGTCGAGCACCAGCCGGTCGTCGACCCGGAGGGCGAGTGCATCTGCCTTGCCGCCCTCGAAGGCGAGATGCGGCTCTCCGGATGGCTGGGCCGCCTGATCCAGCCCTTCATCCGCCTCTGA
- a CDS encoding DSD1 family PLP-dependent enzyme, whose amino-acid sequence MLQQPPAQPGMREDAVDTPALIVDLDAFEANLDHMAGLVAAAGVRLRPHAKTHKSPVVAHLQAARGAVGQCVQKVGEAEVLAWGGVPDILVSNEVVDPAKLARLAALARIARIGLCADDPRGVDAAAAAAADAGVRLRVLVEIDAGGGRCGAAPGPDATALARRIAASPHLIFGGIQAYHGLAQHLRTPEERAAAVGAAVERAGSVVEDLRRHGLACEVVTGAGTGSFALEAASGVFTELQAGSYVFMDADYARNQAPPPFRQALFVLAGVMSAPRPGTAVVDAGHKAVAIDSGLPLVSGRQDVRYVAASDEHGQLALDPGAEPLALGQRLRLVPGHCDPTVDRHDWYVGVRRGRVERLWPVAARGAMA is encoded by the coding sequence ATGCTGCAGCAACCGCCGGCGCAGCCCGGCATGCGCGAGGACGCGGTCGACACGCCCGCGCTGATCGTCGACCTCGACGCCTTCGAGGCCAATCTCGACCATATGGCCGGGCTCGTCGCCGCGGCCGGCGTCAGGCTGCGCCCGCACGCCAAGACGCACAAGTCGCCGGTCGTCGCGCATCTGCAGGCGGCGCGCGGCGCGGTCGGCCAGTGCGTGCAGAAGGTCGGCGAGGCCGAGGTCCTGGCCTGGGGCGGCGTTCCCGACATCCTCGTCTCCAACGAGGTGGTCGATCCGGCGAAGCTGGCGCGCCTGGCCGCGCTGGCGCGCATCGCCCGCATCGGCCTCTGCGCCGATGATCCCCGCGGCGTCGACGCCGCCGCCGCGGCTGCGGCGGATGCCGGCGTGCGCCTGCGCGTGCTGGTCGAGATCGACGCCGGCGGCGGCCGCTGCGGCGCGGCGCCGGGGCCGGATGCGACGGCGCTCGCCCGGCGCATCGCCGCGAGCCCGCACCTGATCTTCGGCGGCATCCAGGCCTATCACGGGCTGGCCCAGCACCTGCGCACCCCGGAGGAGCGGGCGGCGGCGGTCGGCGCGGCCGTGGAGCGGGCCGGCAGCGTGGTGGAGGACCTCCGTCGCCACGGCCTCGCCTGCGAGGTGGTGACGGGGGCCGGCACCGGCAGCTTTGCGCTGGAGGCGGCCAGCGGCGTGTTCACCGAGCTGCAGGCCGGCTCCTACGTGTTCATGGATGCCGACTATGCCCGCAACCAGGCGCCGCCGCCGTTCCGCCAGGCGCTGTTCGTGCTCGCCGGCGTGATGAGCGCGCCGCGCCCGGGCACCGCGGTGGTCGATGCCGGCCACAAGGCCGTGGCGATCGACAGCGGCCTGCCGCTGGTCTCGGGCCGGCAGGACGTGCGCTATGTCGCCGCCTCCGACGAGCACGGGCAGCTGGCGCTCGACCCCGGCGCCGAGCCGCTGGCTCTCGGCCAGCGCCTGCGCCTGGTCCCCGGCCATTGCGACCCGACGGTCGACCGGCACGACTGGTATGTCGGCGTGCGGCGGGGCCGGGTGGAGCGCCTGTGGCCGGTGGCGGCGCGCGGCGCCATGGCGTGA
- a CDS encoding sigma-70 family RNA polymerase sigma factor, protein MSDQPVPAGGDLDRLILRIAAERDRQAFALLYRHVAPRLKAFLIRSGLAANTAEEIAQEVMLAVWRKASYFDPARAGASTWIFTIARNLRIDHLRRARAGSAAEAGPAWDTDAGPSGEALLMASEREARVRAAVQALSEEQAAVLRLSFFGDKAHAEIARELALPLGTVKSRVRLALARLRTLLEGDS, encoded by the coding sequence TTGAGTGACCAGCCCGTGCCGGCCGGGGGCGATCTCGACCGGCTGATCCTGAGGATTGCCGCAGAGCGCGACAGGCAGGCCTTCGCGTTGCTCTATCGCCACGTCGCGCCGCGCCTGAAGGCTTTCCTGATCCGGTCCGGCCTCGCCGCCAACACCGCCGAGGAGATCGCCCAGGAGGTCATGCTCGCGGTCTGGCGCAAGGCGTCCTATTTCGACCCCGCACGGGCCGGCGCCTCGACCTGGATCTTCACCATCGCGCGGAACCTGCGCATCGACCATCTCCGCCGGGCCCGGGCCGGCAGCGCCGCGGAGGCCGGTCCGGCCTGGGATACGGACGCCGGCCCCTCCGGCGAAGCGCTGCTCATGGCCTCCGAGCGCGAGGCCCGCGTGCGGGCGGCGGTGCAGGCGCTGTCCGAGGAGCAGGCGGCGGTGCTGCGCCTGTCGTTCTTCGGCGACAAGGCCCATGCCGAGATCGCGCGCGAGCTCGCCCTGCCGCTCGGCACGGTCAAGTCGCGCGTCCGCCTTGCCCTCGCCAGGCTGCGCACTCTCCTGGAAGGCGACTCATGA
- a CDS encoding type II toxin-antitoxin system RelE/ParE family toxin, which translates to MKSLALSPAAEADLDYIWDYSAEHWGPDQADRYTDEIRDACHGLASGARRGRPVDIRSGYLKYAAGSHMAYFRDHGDRLEIIRILHQKQDVSRNLPD; encoded by the coding sequence ATGAAGTCCCTTGCCCTCTCGCCTGCGGCGGAGGCGGACCTCGACTATATTTGGGACTACAGCGCCGAGCATTGGGGACCGGATCAGGCAGACCGCTATACGGATGAAATCCGCGACGCCTGCCATGGTCTGGCCTCCGGTGCCAGACGAGGCCGGCCGGTCGACATACGCTCTGGCTACCTGAAATACGCCGCCGGATCGCATATGGCCTATTTCCGTGACCACGGTGATCGACTGGAAATCATCCGCATTCTGCACCAGAAGCAGGACGTGAGCAGGAATCTGCCAGACTAG
- the dapB gene encoding 4-hydroxy-tetrahydrodipicolinate reductase — MASPIRIAVAGARGHMGRAVIEALADEPGLVLAARFGRPGDERDGLVDRAAALAAADVVLDFTTGAASAALAQACAARGGPALVIGATGFEPPELAAVAEAARRIPIVRAGNFSLGLAMLLGLVAQAARALPAEAWDIEILEAHHRRKLDAPSGTALMLGEAAAAGRGVALAAVERRGRDGLAGPRPPGEIGFAVLRGGGIVGEHSVVFAAESETLTLSHAAHDRGMFARGALAAARWIVGRAPGAYDMQDVLGFMPIGQENG; from the coding sequence ATGGCGTCACCGATCAGGATCGCGGTGGCCGGCGCACGCGGCCATATGGGCCGGGCGGTGATCGAAGCCCTGGCCGACGAGCCGGGGCTGGTGCTCGCCGCCCGCTTCGGCCGGCCGGGCGACGAGCGGGACGGCCTCGTCGACAGGGCCGCCGCGCTCGCCGCCGCCGACGTGGTGCTCGACTTCACCACCGGCGCCGCCTCGGCCGCCCTGGCGCAGGCCTGCGCCGCGCGCGGCGGGCCGGCGCTGGTGATCGGCGCCACCGGCTTCGAGCCGCCCGAGCTCGCGGCCGTCGCCGAGGCGGCCCGCCGCATCCCGATCGTGCGCGCCGGCAATTTCTCGCTCGGCCTCGCCATGCTGCTCGGGCTGGTGGCCCAGGCCGCCCGCGCCCTGCCGGCCGAGGCCTGGGATATCGAGATCCTCGAGGCCCATCACCGCCGCAAGCTCGACGCGCCTTCCGGCACGGCGCTGATGCTGGGCGAGGCCGCCGCCGCGGGCCGCGGCGTCGCGCTCGCCGCGGTGGAGCGGCGCGGACGCGACGGCCTGGCCGGCCCGCGTCCGCCCGGCGAGATCGGTTTCGCCGTGCTGCGCGGCGGCGGCATCGTCGGCGAGCACAGCGTGGTTTTCGCGGCCGAGAGCGAGACCCTCACCCTGTCTCATGCGGCGCACGACCGCGGCATGTTCGCCCGCGGCGCCCTCGCCGCCGCCCGCTGGATCGTCGGGCGGGCGCCGGGCGCATATGACATGCAGGACGTGCTGGGGTTCATGCCGATTGGACAAGAGAACGGCTAG
- a CDS encoding DUF1365 domain-containing protein, which translates to MSELRSALYAGTVRHVRLKPRRHRLAYRMVSVLLDLDELEDLSRRLWLFSRNRFNLFSFHDRDHGSERGRPPSAGGLKAEVEALLRTAGLAPDGGAVRLLAMPRILGYAFNPLSVYFCHRRSGELMAVLYEVNNTFGQRHSYLIPVEAADGPVLRQHAAKRFHVSPFMDMELTYAFRVLPPGDGLAVAILVSGADGPVLSAVHTAARRPLTDRQLARAAFAYPLLTFKVVAAIHWEALWLWAKGIGLRARPAPPAAAVSIVPSSRPGGR; encoded by the coding sequence ATGAGCGAGCTGCGCTCCGCCCTCTATGCCGGCACGGTGAGGCACGTGCGGCTGAAGCCGCGCCGGCACCGGCTGGCCTACCGCATGGTCTCCGTCCTGCTCGACCTGGACGAGCTGGAGGACCTGTCCCGGCGCCTCTGGCTGTTCTCGCGCAACCGCTTCAACCTGTTCAGCTTCCACGATCGAGACCATGGCAGCGAGCGGGGCCGGCCTCCGTCGGCGGGCGGGCTGAAGGCCGAGGTCGAGGCCCTCCTGCGCACCGCCGGGCTGGCGCCGGACGGCGGCGCGGTCCGGCTGCTGGCGATGCCGCGCATCCTCGGCTATGCCTTCAACCCCCTCAGCGTCTATTTCTGCCACCGCCGCTCCGGCGAGCTGATGGCGGTGCTCTACGAGGTCAACAACACGTTCGGCCAGAGGCATTCCTACCTCATCCCGGTCGAGGCCGCGGACGGGCCGGTGCTGCGCCAGCATGCCGCCAAGCGCTTCCATGTCTCGCCGTTCATGGACATGGAGCTGACCTACGCCTTCCGGGTCCTGCCGCCGGGAGACGGCCTCGCCGTCGCCATCCTGGTCAGCGGCGCCGACGGCCCGGTGCTCAGCGCGGTGCACACCGCCGCGCGACGCCCGCTGACCGACCGCCAGCTCGCCCGCGCGGCTTTCGCCTACCCCCTGCTGACGTTCAAGGTCGTCGCCGCCATCCATTGGGAGGCGCTGTGGCTCTGGGCAAAGGGCATCGGGCTGCGTGCCCGCCCGGCGCCGCCGGCCGCCGCGGTCAGCATTGTCCCCTCATCCCGGCCTGGAGGACGATGA
- a CDS encoding SAM-dependent methyltransferase, which yields MHVDTDRRDDLPEALAGTEGRSGPRDLILKRLLGSLAAGRLAIVTPEQRRLAGRGAAPGPDATLVLHRWRALRRLLTGGDVGFSEAYVAGDWSSPDLAALVELAALNVPQLEARLAALLPLRLWNRLRHALRGNSPDGSRRNIAFHYDLGNAFYRLWLDRSMSYSSALYEAPGQSLEEAQAAKIRRVLALMDVRSGDTVLEIGCGWGGLAAALARRGADVTGLTLSREQLAYGTAMLAGEGLDGRARLRFQDYREAEGRYDRIVSIEMLEAVGERYWPIYFRKVRECLKHGGTAVLQVITIAEDRFEGYRRNTDFIQRHIFPGGMLPTKALIATHARRAGLDLVGLESFGASYALTLAEWRRRFGAARRDIDRLGFGEEFRRLWDYYLGYCEGGFRARAIDVGFYTLRG from the coding sequence ATGCATGTCGACACCGACCGCCGCGACGACCTGCCGGAAGCGCTGGCCGGGACCGAGGGCCGGTCCGGCCCGAGGGACCTGATCCTGAAGCGCCTGCTCGGCAGCCTGGCGGCCGGCCGCCTCGCCATCGTCACGCCGGAGCAGCGGCGGCTGGCCGGGCGCGGCGCGGCGCCGGGCCCGGACGCGACCCTGGTGCTGCATCGCTGGCGCGCCCTGCGCCGGCTCCTGACCGGCGGCGATGTCGGCTTCTCCGAGGCCTATGTCGCGGGTGACTGGTCCAGCCCGGACCTGGCTGCCCTCGTCGAGCTGGCCGCCCTCAACGTGCCCCAGCTCGAGGCGCGGCTGGCGGCGCTGCTGCCGCTGCGCCTGTGGAACCGGCTGCGCCATGCGCTGCGCGGCAATTCGCCGGACGGCAGCCGGCGCAACATCGCCTTTCACTACGACCTCGGCAACGCCTTCTACCGTCTCTGGCTCGACCGGAGCATGAGCTATTCCTCCGCGCTCTACGAAGCGCCCGGCCAGAGCCTGGAGGAGGCGCAGGCGGCAAAGATCCGGCGCGTCCTCGCGCTCATGGACGTCCGGAGCGGCGACACGGTGCTGGAGATCGGCTGCGGCTGGGGCGGCCTCGCGGCCGCCCTCGCCCGGCGCGGCGCCGACGTCACCGGCCTCACCCTGTCGCGCGAGCAGCTCGCCTACGGCACCGCCATGCTGGCCGGGGAGGGGCTCGACGGCCGTGCCCGCCTGCGCTTCCAGGACTACCGCGAGGCGGAGGGCCGCTATGATCGCATCGTCTCCATCGAGATGCTGGAAGCGGTCGGCGAGCGCTACTGGCCCATCTATTTCCGCAAGGTGAGGGAGTGCCTGAAGCACGGCGGCACGGCGGTGCTCCAGGTCATCACCATCGCCGAGGACCGGTTCGAGGGCTATCGCCGCAACACCGACTTCATCCAGCGCCACATCTTCCCCGGCGGGATGCTGCCCACCAAGGCCCTGATCGCCACCCATGCCCGGCGGGCGGGGCTCGACCTGGTCGGGCTGGAGAGCTTCGGCGCCAGCTATGCCCTGACCCTGGCCGAGTGGCGCCGGCGCTTCGGCGCCGCCCGCCGCGACATCGACAGGCTCGGCTTCGGCGAGGAGTTCCGGCGCCTGTGGGACTATTATCTCGGCTACTGCGAGGGCGGCTTCCGCGCCCGCGCCATCGACGTCGGCTTCTACACGCTCCGGGGCTGA
- a CDS encoding NAD(P)/FAD-dependent oxidoreductase — protein MTFRQDIVPGPPLRIAVVGSGISGLSAAWLLSTRHVVTLFEAEERLGGHSNTVDVAGVPVDTGFIVYNETTYPNLTALFAHLGVGTRETEMSFAVSIDGGRLEYCGSGLRGLFAQPRNLAAPRFWAMLRDLLRFYREAPRDLPAMGAASLDAYLDAGGYGTAFRQDHLYPMAAAIWSTAAAEVGRHPAAAFVRFCDTHGLLKLTGRPAWRTVAGGSRSYVARLRQAMRGRVRAGCAVGRVRRVTGGVMLTDAAGQDHRFDHAVLATHADQALALLEPPLAEESRLLGAFRYSRNEAVLHGDPRLMPRRRAAWAAWNYLTLRQGGERLCVTYWMNRLQGIPDALPLFVTLNPVVAPDPAAVLHRAVYEHPLFDAGAMAAQRRLWRLQGRGGVWFCGAYFGAGFHEDGLQSGLAVAEALGGVRRPWTVPEESGRIHLGRAVHATAEPEPAL, from the coding sequence ATGACATTTCGACAGGACATCGTGCCTGGCCCGCCGCTGCGGATCGCCGTGGTCGGCAGCGGCATTTCCGGGCTCTCGGCGGCCTGGCTGCTGTCGACGCGCCACGTGGTGACGCTGTTCGAGGCGGAGGAGCGGCTCGGCGGCCACAGCAACACGGTCGATGTCGCCGGGGTGCCGGTCGATACCGGCTTCATCGTCTACAACGAGACGACCTATCCCAACCTCACGGCCCTGTTCGCCCATCTCGGCGTGGGCACCCGGGAGACGGAGATGTCGTTCGCCGTCTCGATCGACGGCGGACGGCTCGAATATTGCGGGTCCGGGCTGCGCGGCCTGTTCGCCCAGCCGCGCAACCTCGCCGCGCCCCGCTTCTGGGCGATGCTGCGCGACCTCCTGCGCTTCTACCGGGAGGCGCCGCGCGACCTGCCCGCCATGGGCGCCGCCAGCCTCGACGCCTATCTCGACGCCGGAGGCTACGGCACCGCGTTCCGCCAGGACCATCTCTATCCCATGGCCGCCGCCATCTGGTCGACCGCGGCCGCCGAAGTCGGGCGCCATCCTGCGGCCGCCTTCGTGCGGTTCTGCGACACCCACGGCCTGCTCAAGCTGACCGGGCGACCGGCCTGGCGCACGGTCGCCGGCGGCAGCCGCAGCTACGTCGCGCGGCTGCGCCAGGCCATGCGGGGCCGGGTGCGGGCGGGTTGCGCGGTCGGGCGCGTGCGGCGCGTGACGGGCGGCGTCATGCTGACCGACGCAGCCGGGCAGGACCACCGGTTCGACCACGCCGTGCTGGCCACCCATGCCGACCAGGCGCTCGCCCTGCTGGAGCCGCCGCTCGCCGAGGAATCGCGCCTGCTCGGCGCCTTCCGCTACAGCCGCAACGAGGCGGTGCTGCACGGCGACCCCCGCCTGATGCCGCGGCGGCGCGCGGCCTGGGCGGCCTGGAACTACCTCACCTTGCGGCAGGGCGGCGAGCGGCTCTGCGTCACCTACTGGATGAACCGCCTGCAAGGCATCCCGGACGCCCTGCCGCTGTTCGTCACCCTCAACCCGGTCGTGGCGCCCGATCCGGCTGCCGTCCTGCACCGCGCGGTCTACGAGCACCCTCTGTTCGACGCCGGCGCCATGGCCGCGCAGCGCCGCCTGTGGCGCCTGCAGGGCCGGGGCGGCGTCTGGTTCTGCGGGGCCTATTTCGGCGCCGGCTTTCACGAGGACGGCCTGCAGTCCGGCCTCGCCGTCGCCGAGGCGCTGGGCGGCGTGCGCCGTCCCTGGACGGTGCCGGAGGAATCCGGGCGCATCCATCTCGGCCGCGCGGTGCATGCAACGGCCGAGCCGGAGCCGGCGCTATGA
- a CDS encoding amidohydrolase/deacetylase family metallohydrolase has translation MPFDLVLRNGRVVDPSQGIDRVADVAFAGGRVAAIGEGLEGAEMRDVAGRIVTPGLIDLHTHVYWGGTSLGVDPADYAKASAVTTCVDTGSAGPGNFAGFRRHVIEPCPVRVLVYLHVSFAGIFGFSHRIMVGESHDIRLMAARDAVEVAEANRDLIIGIKVRIGLHASGPAGIAPLDIALQVADETGLPMMVHIDEPPPSYEAVVERLRPGDVLTHCFRPFPNAPVAGNGSIKPEVLAARERGVLFDIGHGMGSFGWKTARAMLDHGFLPDTISSDVHALCINGPAYDQVTTLSKFLALGMPLDQVIAASTVNAARALGRPELGTLKPGSVGDASILSLREGAFPLEDVRGEVVTAGERLFAEGLVVAGRAWPA, from the coding sequence ATGCCTTTCGATCTCGTGCTCCGCAACGGCCGGGTGGTCGACCCGTCCCAGGGGATCGACCGCGTCGCCGACGTCGCCTTCGCCGGCGGCAGGGTCGCGGCGATCGGCGAGGGCCTGGAGGGCGCCGAGATGCGCGACGTCGCCGGCAGGATCGTCACGCCGGGCCTGATCGACCTGCACACCCACGTCTATTGGGGCGGCACCTCGCTCGGCGTCGATCCGGCGGATTACGCCAAGGCGAGCGCGGTCACCACATGCGTCGACACGGGCAGCGCCGGGCCGGGCAACTTTGCCGGCTTCCGCCGCCATGTCATCGAGCCCTGTCCGGTGCGCGTGCTGGTCTATCTCCACGTCTCCTTCGCCGGCATCTTCGGCTTCTCGCACCGGATCATGGTCGGCGAGAGCCACGACATCCGCCTGATGGCGGCGCGCGACGCGGTCGAGGTGGCCGAGGCCAACCGGGACCTGATCATCGGCATCAAGGTCAGGATCGGCCTCCACGCCAGCGGGCCGGCCGGCATCGCTCCGCTCGACATCGCGCTGCAGGTCGCCGACGAGACCGGCCTGCCGATGATGGTGCATATCGACGAGCCGCCGCCCTCCTACGAGGCGGTGGTCGAGCGCCTGCGCCCCGGCGACGTGCTGACCCATTGCTTCCGGCCGTTCCCGAATGCGCCGGTCGCCGGCAACGGTTCGATCAAGCCCGAGGTGCTGGCGGCGCGCGAGCGCGGCGTGCTGTTCGACATCGGCCACGGCATGGGCTCCTTCGGCTGGAAGACGGCGCGGGCCATGCTCGACCACGGCTTCCTGCCCGACACCATCTCCTCGGACGTGCATGCCCTGTGCATCAACGGCCCGGCCTACGACCAGGTCACGACGCTCTCCAAGTTCCTGGCGCTCGGCATGCCGCTCGATCAGGTGATCGCCGCCTCCACCGTCAACGCCGCCAGGGCGCTGGGCCGGCCGGAGCTCGGCACGCTCAAGCCCGGCTCGGTGGGCGATGCCAGCATCCTGTCGCTGAGGGAGGGGGCCTTCCCGCTGGAGGACGTGCGCGGCGAGGTGGTGACGGCCGGCGAGCGCCTGTTCGCCGAGGGCCTGGTGGTCGCCGGCCGGGCCTGGCCGGCATGA
- a CDS encoding DUF2147 domain-containing protein produces the protein MRMLIALPLSLVLSVAAAAERGVAAPYGIWMRGDGNARVRIAPCGAKLCATNLWIRDPSSGEAVGDRLVMSLAPKGGSTLAGSAFDPKRNLTYALEMQVGAKRLETRGCILGQILCKTVSWSRTK, from the coding sequence ATGCGCATGCTGATCGCCCTGCCTCTCTCCCTCGTGCTGTCCGTGGCGGCCGCCGCCGAGCGCGGCGTGGCCGCTCCCTATGGCATCTGGATGCGCGGCGACGGCAATGCCCGGGTGCGGATCGCCCCCTGCGGCGCCAAGCTGTGCGCCACCAATCTCTGGATCCGGGACCCGTCCAGCGGAGAGGCGGTCGGCGACCGCCTCGTCATGAGCCTTGCGCCGAAGGGCGGCTCGACGCTGGCAGGCTCCGCCTTCGACCCGAAGCGGAACCTCACCTATGCGCTGGAGATGCAGGTCGGGGCCAAGCGGCTGGAGACACGCGGCTGCATCCTCGGCCAGATCCTGTGCAAGACGGTATCCTGGTCCCGCACGAAGTGA